Genomic segment of Sinorhizobium meliloti:
CGACCGTCGCGGCCCCCGCGGCGAGGGTCGTCTCCGTCCGCGGGCGCAAGGCTCCGGCTTCTTCATCACCGAGGACGGTTACCTCGTCACCAATAATCATGTCGTCTCCGACGGCTCGGCCTTCACCGTCATATTGAACGACGGTACCGAGCTCGATGCCAAGCTCGTCGGCAAGGACAGCCGGACCGATCTCGCCGTGCTCAAGGTCGACGACAAGCGCAAGTTCACCTATGTCAAGTTCGCCGACGACGAAAAGGTCCGCGTCGGCGACTGGGTGGTCGCCGTCGGCAATCCCTTCGGCCTCGGCGGCACGGTGACCGCGGGCATCATCTCCGCCCGGGGACGCGATATCGGTTCCGGCCCCTATGACGACTATCTGCAGGTCGATGCAGCGGTGAACCGCGGCAACTCCGGCGGCCCGACCTTCAACCTCGCAGGCGAAGTGGTCGGCATCAACACGGCCATCTTCTCGCCCTCCGGCGGCAATGTCGGCATCGCCTTCGCGATTCCCGCAACGGTCGCGAAAGACGTCGTCGACTCCTTGATGAAGGACGGCACGGTTTCGCGCGGCTGGCTGGGTGTCCAGATACAGCCGGTGACGAAGGACATCGCCGAGTCGCTCGGCCTGTCCGAAGCGAATGGCGCCCTCGTCGTCGAACCCCAGGCAGGCTCGCCGGGTGAAAAGGCGGGCATCAAGAACGGTGACATCGTGACGGCCCTGAATGGCGAACCGGTCAAGGATCCGCGCGATCTTGCCCGTCGGGTCGCGGCATTGCGCCCCGGCTCCACCGCCGAGGTCACGCTGTGGCGTAGCGGCAAGTCGGAGACGGTCAAGCTCGAAATCGGCACGCTGCCGAGCGATTCCAAGGAAACGCCGGCGCCCAGCGAAGCGCAGCCCGATGAAGGTCAGGCAGGCGAGGAGGCGCTGGCAGACCTCGGCCTGACGGTAACCCCGTCGGACGACGACAGTGGCGTCACGATCACGTCCGTCGATCCGGACTCCGCCGCCAGCGATCGCGGCCTGAAGGAAGGCGAGAAGATCGTCTCCGTCAACAATCAGGACGTGAAATCGGCGGACGACGTTCTCAAGGTCATAAACAACGCCAAGAAGGATGGACGGACCAAGGCTCTGTTCCAGATCGAGGCTCAGGAAGGCAGCCGCTTCGTCGCACTCCCCATCGCTCAGGGCTGAGACGCCGCAGGAAGGGGCGCGGACTTTCCGAACCCCGCTCCGACTTGGAAGGCGCCGCGACATCGAAAACATGTCGCGGCGCTTGGTGTTTCAAATCCCGTCAGCCGCAGCGGGCTGAAACCGGTTGAGACGAACGGAGGTCCGGGACTATGGTCACCCGTATGAAGATTCTGATTGTTGAAGACGATCTGGAGGCCGCTGCCTATCTGGCCAAGGCATTCCGTGAGGCAGGCATCGTCTGCGATCACGCGAGCGACGGCGAGGCCGGCCTGTTCATGGCGAGCGAGAATGCCTATGACGTTCTCGTCGTGGACCGCATGCTCCCCCGCCGCGACGGTCTTTCGCTGATCACCGAACTCAGGCGCAAGGACATCCACACGCCCGTGCTCATTCTCTCCGCACTCGGGCAGGTGGACGACCGCGTCACCGGTCTGCGTGCCGGCGGCGACGATTACCTGCCGAAGCCCTACGCCTTCAGCGAGCTCCTCGCGCGTGTCGAGGTGCTCGGCCGCCGAAAGGGCGCACCCGAGCAGGACATGGTCTATCGCGTCGGCGATCTCGAACTCGACCGCCTGTCCCATTCAGTCCGGCGGCAGGGCAAGGAGATATCGTTGCAGCCGCGCGAATTCCGGCTGCTCGAATACCTCATGAAAAATGCCGGGCAGGTGGTGACGAGAACCATGCTGCTCGAAAACGTGTGGGACTACCACTTCGACCCCCAGACCAATGTTATCGACGTGCACGTCTCGCGCCTGCGCTCGAAGATCGAGAAGGATTTCGATCCTCCCCTGCTGCGGACGATCCGGGGCGCCGGATACATGATCAAGGACGACCGGACCACGGACACATGAGCAGGGTAGGCGTGCTGTTCAGGACGACCGCAGTCCGGCTCTCTGCGCTCTATCTGGTCCTCTTCTCCCTGTGTGCGGCCTTCCTCGTCTTCTACGTGACCGGCATGTCGGAGCGCCTCCTGCAGCAACAGACGCGGGAAGCGATCGCCGCCGAAGTGGCGCAGATCGCCGGCGTATACGACCGGGCCGGCATCAACGGGCTGCTTCGCTCGCTCGAGCGCCGGGCACGTCAGCCGGGAGCCAATCTCTACGTCATTGCGGGTCCGAACGGAGAGATCCTCGCCGGAAACGTGGCCGCGCTGGAGCCGGGGCTGCTCGATGACGAAGGATGGAAATCCGAGCCGTTCCGTTACCGCCGCTTCACCGACGAGAGCCGCGCCGACAGGCATGTCGCCCTTGCCCAGGTCCTGATGCTCGACAACGGGTTGAGAGTTCTCGTCGGCCGCGACCTGCAGGAACCCGAAAAATTCCGTGCGCTCGTCCGTCAGGCGCTGATGGTCGCGCTCGGCATCATGGGGCTCGGTGCGCTGGTGATCTGGTTCGGCATCGGCCGCAACGCCCTGCGCCGAATCGACCGCATGTCGGAGGCGAGCACCAAGATCATGGCCGGCGACCTCTCGCAACGCTTGCCGACGAGCGGTTCCGGCGACGAGTTCGACCGTCTTTCGGAATCGCTGAACGCGATGCTCGAGCGCATCGAAAAGCTGAACGAAGGACTGAAACAGGTCTCGGACAACATAGCGCACGATCTCAAGACACCGCTGACGCGCTTGCGCAACAAGGCAGAGGCGGCGCTCGCCGATACCGAGGGGGGCAACCAGAGCGGTGCGCTCGAACAGATCATCGCCGAGTCCGATCAGCTGATTCGCACCTTCAACGCGCTTCTGATGATTTCCCGCGTCGAAGCCGGCTCCGCCGTCGCCGAGATGAACGAGGTCGACCTGGCGCAGATCGTGGCGGATTGCGTCGAACTCTACGAGCCGCTGGCGGAAGACAAGGAAATGCGCATCGAAGCGGAGGCGGTGGCGGGGGCGGCGATCTCCGGCAACCGCGAACTGATCAGCCAGGCGCTGGGCAACCTGATCGACAATGCGATCAAATATGCGGAAGGTGCCGAAAATCCGCTGATACGGGTTGAATTGAAGAGGAGCGCTCGTCACGTCGTGTTGACCGTTGCCGACCACGGGCCCGGCGTTCCGGAGAATATGCGCGGGGAGGTCGTCAAGCGTTTCGTTCGCCTGGACGAAAGCCGGTCGAAGCCGGGGACGGGTCTCGGCCTCTCGCTCGTCGAGGCCGTCATGGAGATGCACCGCGGCTCGCTGGAACTGTCGGCGACGGAGGAGGACGGTCGGGGCCTGGCGGTTCGCATGGTTTTCCCGGCGATTGCGACCTGATAAACCCATGACGGGAACCGAAGGGGGGATTGTGCATGGCGGAAGCGATCGAGCGGTCTTTGTCCGATATCGATGTGGTGGCGATTCGCCCGGCGAGCCAGGCGGACGCCAAAGCCGCCCTTTCCGTACTCAAGGATGCGGCGAAAGGCAGCGAGCAGATTGCCAAGCTCATTGCCTCGGACGCGCCGCTCAAGGATTTTCTCGTTGCCGCCTTCGCGCTTTCGCCATTCCTGCGGGATACGGCGCGTAGCCACCCGGCGATCCTCGAAGCATTGCTATCCGAGGCGCTGCCGGCGTTTTTGAAGCGCAGGATCGAGGCCGCAAGGGCGTCCTGGCGGGGCGATGCACCCGGGGCGGAGCTGCCGGACGCCGAGATCATGACGCGATTGAGACGGGCGAAGCGCGAGGTCGCCTTCGCCGTCGCGCTTGCGGACCTTTCGCGGCTTTTCGGTGGCCGTGAGACGACACGGTGGCTCAGCGATTTTGCAGAGGCGGCCGTTTCGGCGGCGATCGATCATCTGCTGCTCGGCGCGCATGAAAGCGGCAAGTTCGTGTTGAAGGACAGTTCCGCGCCGTCTACCGCCTCCGGCGTCGTCGTGCTTGGAATGGGTAAGCTCGGCGCCGGCGAGCTCAACTATTCTTCCGATATCGATCTTGTCGTCTTCTACGATCCGCAGTCGGGCATCATCGCCAATCGCGACGATGCTCCGGAAACCTTCGCCCGGCTGTTGCGGCGCTTGATTCGCATCCTGCAGGAGAGAACCGGCGACGGCTATGTCTTCCGCACGGATCTGCGGCTCAGGCCAGACCCGGGCTCCACGCCGCTTGCCATCCCGGTCGAGGCGGCAATGCTCTATTACGAGAGCAGGGGGCAGAACTGGGAACGGGCCGCCTTCATCAAGGCGCGGCCGATCGCGGGCGATCTGGAGGCGGGCGAACGCTTCCTCAAGGAACTGACGCCCTTCGTCTTCCGCAAGTACCTCGACTATGCGGCAATTGCCGACATTCACTCGATCAAGCGGCAGATCCATGCCCATAAGGGGCACGGAGAAATCGCCGTGAAGGGACACAACATCAAGCTCGGGCGCGGCGGCATCCGGGAGATCGAGTTCTTCGTTCAGACCCAGCAGCTGATCGCCGGCGGCCGCACGCCCGCGCTGCGTCTGCGCGAAACGGAAGCGATGCTGCGGATGCTCGCCGAGAGCGGCTGGATCGACGCGGCGACGGCCGAGGAGCTTACCGATGCCTATTGGTTCCTGCGCGACGTCGAGCACCGCATCCAGATGGTGCATGACGAGCAAACTCACCTCCTTCCGGAGACCGAGCCGGAGCTCAGACGGGTCGCCTATATGCTCGGCTTCGAGGATACGGCTTCCTTTTCGAATGCGCTTTCGCGCGTGCTGCGCACAGTCGAGCGGCGCTATGCGCAGCTTTTCGAGCAGGAGGCGAAGCTATCCACCGAGACCGGAAACCTGGTCTTCACCGGTCAGCAGGACGATCCGGATACGCTCGAAACGCTGAAGAAGCTCGGTTTCCAGCGGCCGTCCGACATAGCGAATATCATCCGCACCTGGCACTACGGGCGCTATCGGGCAACGCAATCGGTCGAGGCGCGCGAGCGGCTGACGGAACTGACGCCGGAGCTCCTGCGCGTCTTCGGCGAAAGCAGGCGGGCGGACGAAGCGTTTCTGCGTTTTGACCACTTCCTCTCCGGTCTGCCCGCGGGGATCCAGCTCTTCTCGCTGCTCGGCAACAATCCCGGCCTCCTGTCGCTGATCGTCAATATCATGTCGTCGGCACCGCGCCTGGCGGACATCATCGCCGCCAAGCCGCATGTCTTCGACGGCATGCTGGAGCCGGGGCTGCTTGCCGAACTGCCCACCAGGGATTATCTGGCGCCGCGCATCGCGACCTTCGTCGGCGCAGGCCGGCACTATGAGGAGGTGCTGGACCGCTTGCGCATCATCGCCGCCGAGCAGCGCTTCCTGATCGGTATCCGCCTGCTCACAGGCGCGATCACCGGCCTTCAGGCGGGGCGCGCACTCACCGACCTTGCCGATCTGATCATTGCCGCCGCGCTCGATGCGGTTCTGGAGGAGGTCCGGTCGGCGCATGGACGTTTCCCCGGCGGGCGGGTCGCAATCGTCGGAATGGGCAAGCTCGGCAGTCACGAATTGACCGCCGGCTCCGACATCGACCTCATCCTGCTCTACGATTACGACGACGAAGTGCTCGAGTCCGACGGCGCCAAGCCGCTCGATCCGGTGCGTTATTTTACGCGGGTCACGCAGCGGCTGATCGCCGCGCTTTCCGCCCCGACCGCCGAGGGCATCCTCTACGACGTGGACATGAGGCTGCGACCCTCCGGCAACAAGGGGCCGGTCGCCACCCGCATAACCGCCTTCGCCAAGTACCAGCGAACGGAAGCCTGGACATGGGAGCATCTGGCGCTGACGCGGGCGCGCTGCATCTGCGGCGACGAGAGCCTCGTCGGCGAAGCGGAGGCGATCTTTGCCGAGATCCTCACTGAAAAGCGCGACATCGCGAAGATCCGCAAGGACGTCGAGGAGATGCGCGGCCTGATCGACAAGGAGAAGCCGCCGAAGGACATCTGGGATTTCAAACTCATTCCCGGCGGATTGGTCGACATCGAGTTCATCGCCCAGTACCTCGCCCTGATCGCGCCGGCGAGGGGAGTGACGTCCCCTCCTGCCGGCACGCATACGCTCGAGGCGCTGAAGGCGCTCGGCGCCGGGATGATG
This window contains:
- a CDS encoding Do family serine endopeptidase, producing MSTIKTSRPSLKTVLKTTTVAGVAAVLLTTGLPAEVTKSFAEAVSVPAPAVPSFANVVDAVSPAVVSVRVQARERVSDDGSNFTFDFGGRGFEDLPEDHPLRRFFREFGPGDNDRADRWRDRRGPRGEGRLRPRAQGSGFFITEDGYLVTNNHVVSDGSAFTVILNDGTELDAKLVGKDSRTDLAVLKVDDKRKFTYVKFADDEKVRVGDWVVAVGNPFGLGGTVTAGIISARGRDIGSGPYDDYLQVDAAVNRGNSGGPTFNLAGEVVGINTAIFSPSGGNVGIAFAIPATVAKDVVDSLMKDGTVSRGWLGVQIQPVTKDIAESLGLSEANGALVVEPQAGSPGEKAGIKNGDIVTALNGEPVKDPRDLARRVAALRPGSTAEVTLWRSGKSETVKLEIGTLPSDSKETPAPSEAQPDEGQAGEEALADLGLTVTPSDDDSGVTITSVDPDSAASDRGLKEGEKIVSVNNQDVKSADDVLKVINNAKKDGRTKALFQIEAQEGSRFVALPIAQG
- a CDS encoding bifunctional [glutamine synthetase] adenylyltransferase/[glutamine synthetase]-adenylyl-L-tyrosine phosphorylase, translating into MAEAIERSLSDIDVVAIRPASQADAKAALSVLKDAAKGSEQIAKLIASDAPLKDFLVAAFALSPFLRDTARSHPAILEALLSEALPAFLKRRIEAARASWRGDAPGAELPDAEIMTRLRRAKREVAFAVALADLSRLFGGRETTRWLSDFAEAAVSAAIDHLLLGAHESGKFVLKDSSAPSTASGVVVLGMGKLGAGELNYSSDIDLVVFYDPQSGIIANRDDAPETFARLLRRLIRILQERTGDGYVFRTDLRLRPDPGSTPLAIPVEAAMLYYESRGQNWERAAFIKARPIAGDLEAGERFLKELTPFVFRKYLDYAAIADIHSIKRQIHAHKGHGEIAVKGHNIKLGRGGIREIEFFVQTQQLIAGGRTPALRLRETEAMLRMLAESGWIDAATAEELTDAYWFLRDVEHRIQMVHDEQTHLLPETEPELRRVAYMLGFEDTASFSNALSRVLRTVERRYAQLFEQEAKLSTETGNLVFTGQQDDPDTLETLKKLGFQRPSDIANIIRTWHYGRYRATQSVEARERLTELTPELLRVFGESRRADEAFLRFDHFLSGLPAGIQLFSLLGNNPGLLSLIVNIMSSAPRLADIIAAKPHVFDGMLEPGLLAELPTRDYLAPRIATFVGAGRHYEEVLDRLRIIAAEQRFLIGIRLLTGAITGLQAGRALTDLADLIIAAALDAVLEEVRSAHGRFPGGRVAIVGMGKLGSHELTAGSDIDLILLYDYDDEVLESDGAKPLDPVRYFTRVTQRLIAALSAPTAEGILYDVDMRLRPSGNKGPVATRITAFAKYQRTEAWTWEHLALTRARCICGDESLVGEAEAIFAEILTEKRDIAKIRKDVEEMRGLIDKEKPPKDIWDFKLIPGGLVDIEFIAQYLALIAPARGVTSPPAGTHTLEALKALGAGMMNANDLDTAAEALVLFTELSQLVRLCIDGDFDPKEAPAGLVDLVCRAGDYPDLTHLEADIRRFSKAVRRIFQGVVAAA
- a CDS encoding response regulator transcription factor, which translates into the protein MVTRMKILIVEDDLEAAAYLAKAFREAGIVCDHASDGEAGLFMASENAYDVLVVDRMLPRRDGLSLITELRRKDIHTPVLILSALGQVDDRVTGLRAGGDDYLPKPYAFSELLARVEVLGRRKGAPEQDMVYRVGDLELDRLSHSVRRQGKEISLQPREFRLLEYLMKNAGQVVTRTMLLENVWDYHFDPQTNVIDVHVSRLRSKIEKDFDPPLLRTIRGAGYMIKDDRTTDT
- a CDS encoding HAMP domain-containing sensor histidine kinase; the encoded protein is MSRVGVLFRTTAVRLSALYLVLFSLCAAFLVFYVTGMSERLLQQQTREAIAAEVAQIAGVYDRAGINGLLRSLERRARQPGANLYVIAGPNGEILAGNVAALEPGLLDDEGWKSEPFRYRRFTDESRADRHVALAQVLMLDNGLRVLVGRDLQEPEKFRALVRQALMVALGIMGLGALVIWFGIGRNALRRIDRMSEASTKIMAGDLSQRLPTSGSGDEFDRLSESLNAMLERIEKLNEGLKQVSDNIAHDLKTPLTRLRNKAEAALADTEGGNQSGALEQIIAESDQLIRTFNALLMISRVEAGSAVAEMNEVDLAQIVADCVELYEPLAEDKEMRIEAEAVAGAAISGNRELISQALGNLIDNAIKYAEGAENPLIRVELKRSARHVVLTVADHGPGVPENMRGEVVKRFVRLDESRSKPGTGLGLSLVEAVMEMHRGSLELSATEEDGRGLAVRMVFPAIAT